CTTCTTGTTTCTGTATACTGCTTATCTGATACCAAAAGTGGTCTGTTATAGACGGATACATATCTAGAGTTAAGTAATGCCAAGTAGTTAAACTCTCTGCAATCTTTTTCTATCCGTTTTATTGACCTTACTATACGATCTTCGCTGTCGAGGATTTCTTCCGGGTCATCAATGTGACTAAATATATTCTCACCCTCTCCTACCTGGCAGCTAATGTACTCAAGTAAATTAAGGCTTGGCTGGCAGTACTTCTTGATGAAACTAGGAAATATGCTGATATAGTGCCATTTGTCCGACTCGTTGTTAAACCATACCGCTGTCTGTACTACAAATCTAACCTTGTATATACAATCATTTTCATCGAGAAGAAATAGCCATCTTTCAAACCCACCATTAAACTTAAGCCTGATATTATCCGGAAGACCCAAACTTTCACGAATAAACGTATGCGATATTGTACCTTGATAATGTTCCTGATAGATTCTATTAAAATCCTCAGCGGAACACTTGAAAGGCAGCTCAATGTCTAATACAATGGTTGTGGTTGGTTTTTGTGTGTTGATAATGATATTAATATATCATAAAAAAGGGTACGGGTGGTTCTGTGCCCTTTCCAACCACCTAAACTTCTTACTGAAGGTGAAATTGTCCTAATAGTTTGATTTTACTGTAGGGGAGATTGTCCCCTTACAGTAATGGGTATAAATCCAGAAGATGTTGAATATCTAAGTCTGGCCAAAGAAGCCAAAATAGGTTTTATGGAATCATCAGAAATCATAAATAAAGGTGTAAAAATTGAGGAAGTAAAAACTACCTTTGCTCATGGTTATGGTAAAGGATTTAACCAACTATTCCCTGAAATAAACATTATGGAGGGAGGCGCTTGTTCAGGTTGTGTATCTAACCTTTACTTAACACTGAAACAATTAAAAGATAGGGGTACACTGAAAAAATTACCTAATATAACCCTTATTATAGGCAAAGACGAAAAACGTTATGAAACATCAGAAAAAGTTTTATTTATAGGAAATTGCACAATGGCAGCATCTGTAAACTTATTTTTACCAGGTTGTCCTATTCTACCTAGTGAATTGATACAGTTACTGGAAAACCTTGTAAAAACTAAATTAAGGAACTAAATTATAGTCACATTTGTAAATTTTTAACTTGAAAATATATTATAATACTCTTGAAGGAAAATTTCCATTTTTAACCTTTAATTTTTCTGAATAGTGTGATTAAAATAAATTTCAGAGGATAGGGAGGTAGTATAAATGACATTGGTGTCCTGCAAATCTGACAGGAGTGAAATACATAAATTTTTCCAGGATCCATATTATGACATACACTTAATAAATAATGCAAGCGAACTCTTAGCAAAAACAACTTCCAAAAAACTATTAGAAGCTATTACCAATAATTCAGATTGGAATTTGCCTTTTGAGGTAATGTGTGAATCTTCAGAACATGACGCCTTCAATAGAAATTTTTTAATATCTGTACTTGAGGCATCCTCTGATGGTATTTTGATTTCAGACTCTGAAGCTAAAGTGCTATATATTAATAACGCTTATGAGGAAACAACAGGTTTAACCAGAGAGAAAATGTTAGGTAAGAATTTAGCCCAACTCTGTGAAAATGGTCTTTTTAATACCTCTGCATCTTTGATGGTCTTAGAGAAAAAAAGACCTGTTTCACTAATTCATAAATATATTACGGGGAAAAATGCGTTAACTACCGCTTGTCCTGTTTTCTCTGAAAGGGGTGAAATAATCGGTGTTATTAATAACACTCGTGATATTTCTTCTCTTATTAGATTAAGGAATGAACTTATAAAAACAAAGCATCTTGTAGAGATAAACAATGCAGAGTTAAAAAAATTGCGTAGAGATTTAGTAGCAGACATAGATTTAATATATGAAAGTCAAAAGATGAAGCAAATAATAGACTTATTGCTAAAAGCATCCCGTTTTGATACTTCTATTTTAATTCAAGGGGAATCAGGTACAGGTAAAGAAGTCTTAGCAAAATATATCCATAATTCCAGCCCAAGAAAGGACGGTCCGTTTATTAAAGTCAACTGTGCTGCAATACCTTCCGAGTTATTTGAATCTGAGTTATTTGGTTATGTATCCGGCTCTTTTACTGGAGCCACTCGTGAAGGAAAACCCGGCTTATTCGAGTTAGCTAACCATGGAACAATTTTATTAGATGAAATTAGCGAGTTACCCATAGAAGCTCAATCTAAGTTATTACGAATACTACAAGAAAGGGAAGTTCTCCGTGTAGGTGCTACTCAAGCTACAAAACTTGATATACGTATTGTAGCTGCTACTAATAAGCAACTTAAAGAAGAGATTAAAAAAGGTAAATTTAGAGAAGACCTCTTTTTCAGACTTAATGTTTTTCCTATTACCATCCCACCTCTAAGAGATAGAAAAGAAGACATTCCTGCACTAATGTCTTACTTCATTCACAAACTTAATAAAGAACATAATACAATTATAGTTTTTGATAATGAAGTAATAGATATAATGATAAATTATTCGTGGCCCGGTAATGTAAGAGAGTTGCAAAATTTAATAGAATATTTATTTATCGTCAATCAAGAGGGATATATTGGTATTGAACAGCTTCCGGAGCATTTCTTGGCCGAAAATATATTTGCTGACAATACCATAGTTGAATCGAAGTTGGCATTGCTAATGGATATCTTTGAAAAAAAGATAATTACCTTTTCACTAAAGAAACATACATCTTTAAGAAAAGCAGCTGTTAGCTTAGGTATTGACCCATCAACCTTATCTAGAAAAATGAAAAGACTTAAAATTGAACATGATTATTCACAAGATGTAATGGATTAATGAAAAATGATAGCTGGGCTTAAACTTTTATCCATAAATTGCACATGTTTGTCAATAATTTTAATATTGTTTTATAGAGTCTTTGCAATATATCTAGTCTTATGACTAAGTAGGTATGGATTTGGAAGAGATTATATAATCTCAATAGCTTTAATTTCTTATATTTAATACATTAGGTTCCTCAACTTCTGGACATGAGATGTAAAGTTCTTCAGGATCAAGGTCAAGACAATTAGCTGGATCATAATTACCTGTAATATCCCATGCCAATGTGTTATTCATAACTGTACAAGTATTCATAAAAAGGTCAATGTCTTGAAGCTGCTTAAATACTCCTTTCGTTATCAAATCTTTCGCATCAAAGAGTTTAATTTTACCATCTGCAAAGTAAATATAAACTTTATAATCACTAGTAGGCAAAACCTGCACAACTTTATGAAACACATTAAGCACCTCCAATCATATTAAGGGGTTAATTTTTTCAAACTCTAAATGTTTTTTTCCATTTTCCCAGTTAGTCATTAATTCATCTTTATGAATCTCACACCAGGCTAATACAAGTTTAAGCTGTTTAAAAGGAAAGACTCCTTTGATTACAGTACCATTTAAAATATCTACAATTACTTTATTACCTCCATATTCTGCATGAAAATGTGGTGTAAATGGTCATTCCAATACATCAAAATTTTAATGCCATAAAACTCAGAAATTACAGGCATATTATCCTCCAAAAAAATTATCTACTATTATTATACACTCTTAGCATATAAAATTACAACAAATGGATATTACAAACTAGGATGAAGCATCTTACTCATTTAATCATGCCGTCATCATGTAACACTTTTACACATTGGAAATTATTCCAGAAAACAGAAAAATGCTGTTGCTATGATTGTCTCATAACAACAGCAAAAGCAAAGAATTTTTTTACTAAGTAAACAACTTTATTTCCTCACTACAACAAAGGAACCTTCCCAATGTCTTATTCCACAGTCACTGATTTGGCCAGGTTGCGCGGCATATCCACATCGCTTCCCCTGGCTACTGCTGCGTAATAGGCCAGCAGCTGCAGGGGTACTACACTTAGTACTGGTGCTGTAATGGGAAGGGTTTTTGGTATATAGATTACCCTTTCTGCAGACTTTTCCATTTCTGTATTGCCCTCAAAGGTCAAGGCTGTAACCCTTGCTCCCCTTGCCTGAACCTCCTGGATGTTGCTAAGCATTTTATCAAACAGAAAGTCCTGGGTTGCCAGGGCCACTACAGGGGTTCCTTCTTCAATTAAAGCTATGGTGCCGTGTTTCATCTCACCTGCTGCCAATGCCTCAGCATGAATGTAAGAGATCTCTTTTAGTTTAAGCTGTCCTTCCTGGGCCACATTGTAGTCAATGCCCCTGCCAAGGAAATATACGTCCTCCCACCGGGAAATCTCTTGAGCCCATTCCTTTATGGAAGCTTCGCATTTAAGGACCTCTTTAATCTGCTCAGACAGTTTTGTAAGTGCATATACTCCCTGTACAACTTCCCCTTCAGTAATCTTGCCTAACTTGCAGGCTATATCATATGCTAATAAATACATTGCAATTAGCTGGGTCACATAGGCCTTTGTTGAAGCTACTGCAATTTCAGGTCCAGCCAGTGTATATAGTACTTCATCTGCCTCTCTTGATATTGAGCTGCCCACAACATTTGTAATGGCAAGAACCCTTGAACCTTTTTTCTTTGCTTCTCTTAAGGCCGCTAATGTGTCAGCTGTCTCACCAGACTGACTTATAACTATCATCAAGGTCTTTTCATCCACTAATGGATCCCTGTAGCGGAATTCACTGGCAATATCCCACATTACAGGAATCCTTGTAAGCTTTTCAATTGCATATTTACCCACTAAGCCAGCATAGGATGCTGTCCCACAGGCCACAATTGCAATATTTCTAATACCTTCCAAGTATTCTTTAGTAAGGGAAATTTCTTTTAGATTAACTTTGCCTGTAAATGCATCTATTCTCCCAGATAAGGTTTTGCGAACTGCTTCTGGCTGTTCATGGATTTCTTTTAACATGAAGTGGTCGTAGCCGCCCTTTTCAGCAGCTTCCGCATCCCACTCAACATACGTCTCTTCCTTGACTTTTTTATTTCCATTAGAGTCGTATACATCAACTTCTGTTTCAGATATCCTGGCAATGTCCCCATCATCCAGGATATAAATCCTTCTTGTATGGTTTAGTATTGCAGGAATGTCAGATGCAAAGAAATTCTCTCCATCTCCCAGACCTACAATTAATGGACTGTCTTTTCGTGCTGCAAAAATCTCTCCAGGATAGTCCCTGGAAAGAACCACCACGGCATAAGAACCCTCAATTTTTGCAATGGTCATTTTTATTGCCTTTAACAAATCATTAGTTTTATTATAGAATTCTTCAATAAGATGAGGCAAGACCTCTGTGTCAGTTTCGGAAACAAATCTATGTCCTATCTCCTGAAGCCATTCCTTTAAAGACTGATAGTTTTCAATAATGCCATTATGAACTACCGCGATTGTGCCGCTGCAGTCCTTGTGGGGATGGGAATTAATATCTGAAGGCCTGCCATGGGTAGCCCAGCGGGTATGCCCAATACCAATGCGGCATCCATTAAGGCTGCCATTAATCTTTTCTTCTAAGACCTTCATCTTGCCCTTGGTTTTTATAATCTCAACATGGCTGTTCTCCAGAACTGCCAGACCAGCCGAATCATAGCCCCTGTACTCTAGTTTTTTAAGTCCTTCTACCAGAACAGGAACTGCACTTGCTTTACCAATATAACCAACTATTCCACACATCTCCTAATCACTCCTTGAAGTTATTAGAAGCTATTGTCACCAGATATTCTTTGTCCCGCAAATTACTTTACGGTTTTGTAATACCTTTACGATAGTGACCATACCGAAGGGAATCCGCCGAAAACTCGATTAACCCTCTCCTCGTCAACCAGGCACTTAACCAGATAAGTTATCAGTTATTACACCTATGTAATAACAACCGTATCTACCAATTACTATCTAAAATATGTTTTGTTAAGCTGCCAGGTCCTGGCGCTTTATCATCAACCCAACCAACACACAATCCAGCAGTCAGGAGCCAGTAGTCAGAATAAACCCAAGAGCTTTCCTTCTGAATTCTGAATTCTGTCTTCTGAATACTATTAAAGCTTCTCATCCAGTTTTAATGCTAGATCTGCTAGCTCTTCTGCCATTGTCTTGATTAAATCATCCTTTGGACCTTCTACCATTACCCTAACTAAAGGTTCAGTACCTGAAGGTCTTACCAGTACCCTCCCTTCACCTTTAAGTTTTCCTTCAATCTCTTTAACAGCCTTTAAAAATGTTGGATTAGACATTACCCTATCCTTATTCTTTACCCTTGCGTTTAAAAGAATTTGTGGGAATATCTCCATTTGAGCTGCTAGCTGGGACAAGGTTTTACCTGTATCTGACATAACCTGCAGCAGTTGAAGTGCTGTAACAAGGCCGTCACCTGTGGTGTTATGATCCAGGAATATGATATGCCCTGATTGTTCTCCGCCAAGATTACAACCTGCTTCTATCATTTTTTCAAGAACATAACGATCACCCACTTGTGTCTGATAAACAGTAATACCTGCCTGCTT
The window above is part of the Desulfitibacter alkalitolerans DSM 16504 genome. Proteins encoded here:
- a CDS encoding DUF2442 domain-containing protein — translated: MFHKVVQVLPTSDYKVYIYFADGKIKLFDAKDLITKGVFKQLQDIDLFMNTCTVMNNTLAWDITGNYDPANCLDLDPEELYISCPEVEEPNVLNIRN
- the glmS gene encoding glutamine--fructose-6-phosphate transaminase (isomerizing) — protein: MCGIVGYIGKASAVPVLVEGLKKLEYRGYDSAGLAVLENSHVEIIKTKGKMKVLEEKINGSLNGCRIGIGHTRWATHGRPSDINSHPHKDCSGTIAVVHNGIIENYQSLKEWLQEIGHRFVSETDTEVLPHLIEEFYNKTNDLLKAIKMTIAKIEGSYAVVVLSRDYPGEIFAARKDSPLIVGLGDGENFFASDIPAILNHTRRIYILDDGDIARISETEVDVYDSNGNKKVKEETYVEWDAEAAEKGGYDHFMLKEIHEQPEAVRKTLSGRIDAFTGKVNLKEISLTKEYLEGIRNIAIVACGTASYAGLVGKYAIEKLTRIPVMWDIASEFRYRDPLVDEKTLMIVISQSGETADTLAALREAKKKGSRVLAITNVVGSSISREADEVLYTLAGPEIAVASTKAYVTQLIAMYLLAYDIACKLGKITEGEVVQGVYALTKLSEQIKEVLKCEASIKEWAQEISRWEDVYFLGRGIDYNVAQEGQLKLKEISYIHAEALAAGEMKHGTIALIEEGTPVVALATQDFLFDKMLSNIQEVQARGARVTALTFEGNTEMEKSAERVIYIPKTLPITAPVLSVVPLQLLAYYAAVARGSDVDMPRNLAKSVTVE
- a CDS encoding sigma-54 interaction domain-containing protein, with the protein product MTLVSCKSDRSEIHKFFQDPYYDIHLINNASELLAKTTSKKLLEAITNNSDWNLPFEVMCESSEHDAFNRNFLISVLEASSDGILISDSEAKVLYINNAYEETTGLTREKMLGKNLAQLCENGLFNTSASLMVLEKKRPVSLIHKYITGKNALTTACPVFSERGEIIGVINNTRDISSLIRLRNELIKTKHLVEINNAELKKLRRDLVADIDLIYESQKMKQIIDLLLKASRFDTSILIQGESGTGKEVLAKYIHNSSPRKDGPFIKVNCAAIPSELFESELFGYVSGSFTGATREGKPGLFELANHGTILLDEISELPIEAQSKLLRILQEREVLRVGATQATKLDIRIVAATNKQLKEEIKKGKFREDLFFRLNVFPITIPPLRDRKEDIPALMSYFIHKLNKEHNTIIVFDNEVIDIMINYSWPGNVRELQNLIEYLFIVNQEGYIGIEQLPEHFLAENIFADNTIVESKLALLMDIFEKKIITFSLKKHTSLRKAAVSLGIDPSTLSRKMKRLKIEHDYSQDVMD